The bacterium nucleotide sequence CCAATCGTCATCTCCGTTCCGTCTTTGATAACCTTGTCCATGGTCGACCTCCGTGTTGGGCCTCGAGCCCGCGAATTTGTTCTTGGGGATCCTACGTGGATACCCCGTAACGGAGGTCGACCTTCTCATCCCATCTCGTAAATGAAACAGGGCGACGAATCAAATAAACGTTGATTCGCCGCCCCTACCGATTCGGCTTGAAATCCCCTTCCCGCAAGGGAGTACAGGTTCGAGTCCTGTCTCCGGCACCAAGGGGCGTTGACGGTTGGATGCGGGATCGATTTCCGTCGCGTCCACCATTCGACTCGGGCACGAAACGCGGAGTCGTTTGCCCACGTTTCGACGAGGCTCACGCCAGCCCGTACCAGGTGCCGCGGCCCGCGCCGTGTCTCTCGAGGTGCCCTGCCCGCGTTAGCGCCTTCAGATGGTCCTTGATCGTGCTGCGATTTGCCCCGGTGACTGTCGCCGCTTCCGCAACCGTCACCCGGCCGCGTTCGCGGCACAGTTCCAGGATCCGTGCCGAGAGTTCCGGGAGATCGCCGAGGATCAGCCGCTCGCGCTCGATCTTTTTCTCGAGCCGTAGCTTCTGCTGCTGCAGCGCGCGCAGGAAAAACTCAAGCCACGGCTGCCAGTCGGTTTCTTCCGTGCGCAACGTGCTCTGGGTTCTTCGCAGACTCAGGTAGTAGGAATCCTTGCTTTGTTCGACGACACTTTCCAGGGAACAATACGGCACGTACCCATAGCCTGCTCGCAGCAGGAGCAACGTCGTCAGGATCCGCGAAAGCCGTCCATTCCCATCCTGAAATGGGTGGATCGCCAGAAAGACGACGATGAAGATCGCGATGACGATCAGCACGTGGAGCTCGTCCCCCTCCAGATTGGCCTGCGTCCATTCGACAAGCTCTGCCATGAGGCGCGGCGTATCGAATGGGCTTGCCGTCTCAAAGACGATCGCGATGCTCTCGCCGTCAGGCCCGAAGGCCTCGACATGATTCGGTTGTGTCTTGTATTCCCCACGATGGCGCTCGTCTTTCGAGGAGTATCGCAACAGGTCGCGGTGCAGTTGCTTGATGTGGTTCTCGGTCGGTGCGATCTGCCGGAAGTCCGCGAAGACCGTTTCCATGGTCCCTGCGTATCCCGCGACTTCCTCCTCGTCACGTGAGGCGAACTCCTTG carries:
- a CDS encoding Fic family protein, encoding MESEARMDGGIRTETLTITPAILKLIAEIDQFKGAWIALGRIAPERLTALRRVATIESIGSSTRIEGAKLSDREVETLLRGLDIKEFASRDEEEVAGYAGTMETVFADFRQIAPTENHIKQLHRDLLRYSSKDERHRGEYKTQPNHVEAFGPDGESIAIVFETASPFDTPRLMAELVEWTQANLEGDELHVLIVIAIFIVVFLAIHPFQDGNGRLSRILTTLLLLRAGYGYVPYCSLESVVEQSKDSYYLSLRRTQSTLRTEETDWQPWLEFFLRALQQQKLRLEKKIERERLILGDLPELSARILELCRERGRVTVAEAATVTGANRSTIKDHLKALTRAGHLERHGAGRGTWYGLA